The following are encoded together in the Ovis canadensis isolate MfBH-ARS-UI-01 breed Bighorn chromosome 2, ARS-UI_OviCan_v2, whole genome shotgun sequence genome:
- the TEX51 gene encoding testis-expressed protein 51 yields the protein MLLLLLSCLLPTTNGKNCLQCWQELPALIDYDLQILWGTPGPPAELSQSLHSLFMDNHSSPENSYLGQDHLEEAAGTLFTHIDKAIKKLRDDKPSLLEEVRVLKQQFSKQLEDVSEGLKDKACNESCDIRSTLEVISCTTCQKHFLTCQDPDLCPAWTGKNFMWAMGIGFALPLVILAGGGCYIFWLKKKKKEEEEEEEEEEEAKKVLGHPGSPRRESCVCLGVESLEAPSLVPWAWFPKECRIEGWDSGEPPSAPSVSRPIQGQAPGTEQEQSLQSPTDPQSAPCP from the exons ATGCTGCTTCTCCTGCTCAGCTGTCTCCTGCCCACCACCAATGGGAAAAACTGCCTCCAGTGCTGGCAAGAGCTGCCTGCATTAATAGATTATGACCTGCAGATTCTTTGGGGCACTCCAGGGCCACCTGCAGAGCTCTCCCAAAGCCTCCATTCCCTATTTATGGACAATCATTCTTCTCCTGAAAACTCGTACCTTG GTCAAGATCATTTGGAGGAAGCAGCAGGAACATTATTCACTCACATAGATAAAGCCATTAAGAAGCTTCGAGATG ATAAACCATCACTTTTGGAAGAGGTTCGTGTCCTGAAGCAGCAATTTTCCAAGCAGCTGGAGGATGTATCTGAGGGTCTGAAGGACAAGG CCTGCAATGAGTCCTGTG ACATCCGCTCCACATTGGAGGTAATCAGTTGCACCACATGCCAGAAACACTTCCTGACCTGCCAAGACCCCGATCTCTGCCCAG cATGGACTGGGAAGAACTTCATGTGGGCTATGGGCATCGGCTTTGCTCTGCCCCTGGTGATCCTAGCTGGAGGTGG ATGTTACATTTTCTggctcaagaagaagaaaaaggaggaggaggaggaggaggaggaggaggaggaggcaaaaAAGGTCCTGGGACATCCAGGATCCCCAAGGAGAGAAAGCTGTGTCTGCCTGGGGGTAGAAAGTTTAGAGGCCCCAAGTTTGGTTCCCTGGGCCTGGTTTCCAAAGGAGTGTAGGATCGAGGGCTGGGACTCAGGAGAGCCACCATCAGCCCCCAGTGTGAGCAGACCCATCCAGGGCCAGGCACCCGGGACAGAGCAGGAGCAAAGCCTTCAATCTCCAACTGACCCACAAAGTGCTCCCTGCCCATAG